In a single window of the Etheostoma spectabile isolate EspeVRDwgs_2016 chromosome 3, UIUC_Espe_1.0, whole genome shotgun sequence genome:
- the folr gene encoding folate receptor, translating into MWVVLALLLPFFSGALSLDKLNMCMDGKHHKVDPGPEGELYLQCVPWRDNACCTANTSTEAHNDNSYLYNFNWNHCGVMSPQCKKHFTQDTCFYECSPHLGPWIQKVDQTWRKERVLDVPLCKEDCHQWWDDCKNDFTCKTDWHKGWDWSSGINKCPEGSKCRKWTEVYPTPKSMCEEIWSNSYLYTTYSNTSGRCMQLWFTGKNPNREVAEYYLNKAQQHQSFALTTLLLLAFASFSVMMS; encoded by the exons ATGTGGGTTGTCCTGGCCTTGCTGCTACCATTCTTCAGTGGTGCTCTGTCATTAGACAAACTCAACATGTGTATGGACGGCAAACACCACAAAGTAGACCCTGGCCCTGAGGGAGAGCTTTACCTTCAG tgtGTTCCCTGGCGTGACAATGCATGTTGTACTGCCAACACTAGCACAGAAGCCCACAACGATAACTCCTACTTGTACAACTTCAACTGGAATCACTGTGGTGTCATGAGCCCCCAGTGCAAGAAACATTTCACCCAGGACACTTGCTTCTATGAGTGCTCACCCCACTTGGGACCCTGGATACAAAAA GTGGATCAGACCTGGCGCAAGGAGCGCGTCTTGGATGTGCCTCTTTGTAAGGAGGATTGTCACCAATGGTGGGACGACTGCAAGAATGATTTCACCTGCAAGACTGACTGGCACAAGGGATGGGACTGGAGCTCAG GGATTAACAAATGCCCTGAAGGTAGCAAGTGCAGAAAGTGGACGGAAGTTTATCCCACACCCAAGTCAATGTGTGAAGAAATCTGGTCCAATTCCTACCTTTATACCACCTACTCAAATACCTCAGGCCGCTGCATGCAGCTCTGGTTCACTGGGAAAAATCCCAACAGGGAGGTAGCTGAGTACTACCTTAACAAAGCACAGCAACACCAAAGCTTTGCCTTGACAACACTGCTTCTCCTGGCTTTTGCATCTTTCTCTGTCATGATGTCCTAG